In the genome of Clostridiisalibacter paucivorans DSM 22131, the window GCCTAATTGTAGAAGGAAGTCTTATGAAGGATGGACATACCAGACTTATAAGAAATTATGAGTTTAGTATAGCAGATGAGGATCTTATGCTATGCGAGACAAGGCCAGAAGGAAAGTATGCACACATTGGAGGAAGCCTTGCACTCTTTGGAAGGACAGAAGGTATTAATGAGTGCGGTCTTGCCGTATCCATGTCTTCTTGTGGATTTCCAGTGAGCAATTTAGAAGGTATGCGTCCTCCGAAGATAAAAGGACTCCAGTTCTGGGCTGTAATAAGGAGCCTACTTGAAAATTGCAAGGACGTGGAGGAGGCCATGGAGCTAGTGCAAAAGATGCCCATTGCTTACAATATCAATCTCTATATAGCAGATTCTAAGGGGAATGGAAGTATTGTCGAGACTATGGATGGGGAGTTTTCCTTTCAACAGATTTCATCTAAGAGTGAGAAAAAGTATCTATGCGGAACTAACCATATTGTCATTCCGACCTTCCAGAAATTCGAACCCTTTGCAATGAGAAATTCTATGGTTCGTTTGCAGACACTAGAGCACTTTATGGAAGGCAGGAAAAATCTAGAGGAAGATGAAGTAAAAAAGCTTTTCTTGACTAAGTATCCGGAGGGCATGAGTGCATATTATTATGATGACTGGTTTGGAACTATTAAATCCGTGGTCATGGATACGGCCAATCGTTCATTCCAGATTTGCTGGTTTGGACAAAAGGAAAATGGATGGGAAGAATATCGGATAGGAACAACGTTTAAGGAGAAGACCCTTGAAAAGAGATGTGAAAGGGAACAGGGTGATGCAACATTTTTTGAAAAAGTCTATCTATAAAGTAGTGGGATATAATAACCTATAAACCTTTAATTTGAGCTATTTTGAAGACTAAAGAATATAGAGTAAAAGTTTACCCAATGGATCCCTGTATCCCTTGGGTATTTTTTGTGTTTGTTTACAGCCTAATATTTGATTTTATTTGAAATTGGCGTTCCTCCTTTTCTTCATATATTTACGAAGTGACATAGATAAAGTGTGTCTTATTCCAAGGGGACTGTAATACCCTCAAGAAATACAAATGACTATACAAAATATACTGCTTTTATCAATACAAATACATGTGAATACTGCAGATTGTAAAAGCAAGCTTATTTGATAATCCTAAATCGTTAGACCAACCTTTAAGTCTTGGTAAGCTAGCACATCCAATGTTTTTTGATGAGTTGACAGAACTATAACCAAGAGGATGATTCTATCATTTTCTATTATTAACATTTTTCAAGATTTTCTCAAGCTTCTCCACATTTACAATTCTATCATTACATTTTTTACTATCTAAACATATATCAAAGCCTATTGATCTATATCTACCTTTAGATGTCCTACATATAGATGAAACAAAGGCTACTTCATTGTTGCTACCTACATGATTGCAAAGGGAACATATATGAGTACTGGTAGAAGAACTATAATTTGGAATTTTACATGTCATACCTATAAGATTACCATTCATATTGTAAGCTATAAATAATTTTTTAATCGATTCATCAATCCAACCTAAATACACGTTCTTTGAATTTTGTGCATTTAGATTTGGTAGCTTTAATTTCTTTTCTTTTTTAAACAATTTATTAATTTGTGCATTTGTAATGATTGGCATACCATATACATATTTATTTAGCTCAGCTAAATATTTATCAATGTAAAGTGGTTCATTTATTTTACTAATATCAAGTATATTTTTTTCTTCCTCAGATAAATTTGGAAAAATACGTAATATTTTATCCTGTATATACTCTTTATTTGCTTTAATAATATTAATATCTATGCAATTTCTAAAAGTATTATTTAAATCATATAAACATTTTTTTATATGATTATACTCCTGTTTTTTTATAAAAGTTTTCATAAAGTTTAGCACCTCTTTTCTAATTTATATCATCTTTACTATTCATGTAAGTAAATAAGGTCTTACTTTCAAATTTATTTTACTATTACCTTACTAACAAAAAAATGATTATTATTACTCCAAATGAAAGTAACAATAATCATCCTAATTTAAATCATACTATATATTCATAACTTTTAATTCCGAAACTTGTTTTAAATTAGAAATGATGACCTTCACTTGATTGACACAATGAAATCATAACATGATTTAAAACAAGCATTCAATCTAATAAATAATTCTGTAATAATTATGAGTATTACAGACGTTTTTCTTGACTTATTATTCTTCTTATACTCTTTTCTGATAGGTAATACTCTTGAGCTAATTTATCAACAGTAGTACCTTCAATATATTTTATATAAATCTCATTATTTCTTATCTTGAGACTATTTTTTATACCACTATTTTCTCCCCACGCCTTATGGTTTTCTTTTTTTCTGGGTACATAAAGATATTTTCCATCTACATATTCCTGTATTATTTTAACAATTTTCTCTGGTAACACATCTTGTGCTTTTGCATATTTCATTTCCTTACTCCTCCACTTTTATCATAGTATTAAAGCAAAGAATACTAAAAAGCTATGTGTTACAGAGCCTAAAACTTGCACGCAATTTCAGCTAACTTAACAGCTTAGGCTCCAAACAAAGCATAGCTGGCTTTGTGGTAGTCTTTGCAAGGAGCAAGCTGATTTAGAATTGAATGTATCGATGACCTTCATAAAAACACCCCCCATACATGATGATTATTATATCATAATTAACATTAAATATATGCATAAGTATATAATGTTACTAACTAGAAAGAAGTATAGAGATAACTTTGACAAAGGTATACAGAAGAATAAAATAGAAAAACTTATTTTTGAAAAAACAAGATTCATATTAGAAAAGAGGACAGTTAAAGTTCTTACATAAAACTTAACTGTCCTCTTTTC includes:
- a CDS encoding elongation factor G-binding protein, whose translation is MKTFIKKQEYNHIKKCLYDLNNTFRNCIDINIIKANKEYIQDKILRIFPNLSEEEKNILDISKINEPLYIDKYLAELNKYVYGMPIITNAQINKLFKKEKKLKLPNLNAQNSKNVYLGWIDESIKKLFIAYNMNGNLIGMTCKIPNYSSSTSTHICSLCNHVGSNNEVAFVSSICRTSKGRYRSIGFDICLDSKKCNDRIVNVEKLEKILKNVNNRK
- a CDS encoding CD3324 family protein, with the translated sequence MKYAKAQDVLPEKIVKIIQEYVDGKYLYVPRKKENHKAWGENSGIKNSLKIRNNEIYIKYIEGTTVDKLAQEYYLSEKSIRRIISQEKRL
- a CDS encoding C45 family autoproteolytic acyltransferase/hydolase; translated protein: METQYVSYLKLEGSYEEIGRQMAKKTRERTAALPPPQYFTERELGEAIELYKTYCPGLMKELEGYANACNMTLSDIAYTWMTYLTPHCSGLIVEGSLMKDGHTRLIRNYEFSIADEDLMLCETRPEGKYAHIGGSLALFGRTEGINECGLAVSMSSCGFPVSNLEGMRPPKIKGLQFWAVIRSLLENCKDVEEAMELVQKMPIAYNINLYIADSKGNGSIVETMDGEFSFQQISSKSEKKYLCGTNHIVIPTFQKFEPFAMRNSMVRLQTLEHFMEGRKNLEEDEVKKLFLTKYPEGMSAYYYDDWFGTIKSVVMDTANRSFQICWFGQKENGWEEYRIGTTFKEKTLEKRCEREQGDATFFEKVYL